In Pelosinus sp. IPA-1, a single window of DNA contains:
- a CDS encoding penicillin-binding transpeptidase domain-containing protein — protein MFKVKKWFLVLLTVILVNSGLMTNANAATVTTREDFGKYFEGFTTGTFVMYDEANDQYIVFNEPQSVKQLSPCSTFKIYNSLAGLETGVLDQEDVYTLFKWNGTQYTFPSWNHDQTLASATRDSVVWYFQELATRIGTERMQTFIDKIEYGNRNTSGGLTTFWLRSSLQISAREQVDLLHRLYANQLPVSPQNVAIVKKNITLLENDDVRLMGKTGSGLQDDKWILGWFVGCVEKQGNRYFFATNIQASDGAIGGKAREITKSILRDLQVLQ, from the coding sequence ATGTTTAAAGTGAAAAAATGGTTTTTAGTATTACTTACTGTTATTCTTGTTAATTCAGGCTTAATGACTAACGCAAATGCGGCGACTGTAACGACAAGAGAAGACTTTGGAAAGTACTTTGAAGGATTTACCACTGGAACGTTTGTTATGTATGATGAGGCTAATGATCAGTACATAGTCTTCAACGAACCGCAAAGTGTAAAACAATTGTCACCCTGTTCCACCTTTAAAATTTATAATTCACTCGCTGGATTGGAAACCGGCGTCTTAGATCAAGAAGACGTATACACTTTATTTAAATGGAATGGAACCCAATATACATTTCCGAGCTGGAACCATGATCAAACCTTGGCGTCTGCTACGAGGGATTCCGTAGTCTGGTACTTTCAAGAACTTGCCACACGAATTGGAACTGAAAGAATGCAGACATTTATTGATAAGATAGAATACGGGAACCGCAACACTTCTGGCGGTTTGACCACATTTTGGTTAAGATCTTCATTGCAGATTTCAGCCCGGGAACAAGTGGATTTATTACACAGACTATATGCGAATCAATTACCGGTTTCCCCCCAAAATGTAGCTATTGTGAAAAAGAACATAACTTTGCTAGAAAATGACGATGTGCGGTTAATGGGTAAAACCGGTTCGGGATTACAAGATGATAAATGGATATTAGGTTGGTTTGTCGGCTGTGTCGAAAAACAAGGAAATCGATATTTCTTCGCTACTAATATTCAAGCCTCAGATGGCGCTATCGGCGGAAAGGCCAGAGAGATTACGAAATCAATTTTAAGAGACCTTCAAGTTTTACAGTAG
- a CDS encoding BlaR1 family beta-lactam sensor/signal transducer produces MGLNSFITWLLDSSLMGSILIGFIMMLRFVFKNKLGASWQYLVWFFLILKLLIPYAPESSLSVFNVFNQALVGNYFEIQDNKQTNRNANNNSPLIGTISEDYSLSVNRTFLNSRDTILFLVWLIGVLSLTAYTISITTKLKRMIKHSLKVNDSCVLKLLEECKQTINIKVNPVLVESPVIRSPMVVGATRPYIILPTGTIDNVSKTELRFILLHELAHLQRRDLYINWITSFLQIIHWFNPLIWYAFYQMRQDRELACDAYVLSTLKPDEYKSYGAAIISFLERYSYSAYDYTIAGLASGKNHIRKRVAMIASYKKGTVSGVIWKMLLFLLIGCFILTNAKETSSADSTGSLQLNQSISSEDLSNYFQGYDGSFVLLDMEKNHYQIFNYDDSKKRISPDSTYKIVSSLVGLETGVLMNENTPLEWDGTMYSFERWNKDQTLASAIAFSVNWYFQKVDSMVGKTQIEDYLKQIRYGNYDLSGDISDFWVESSLKISPLEQVEMLKKLCTYDMPFSRKNIDVVKKIIKISEQDKVILYGKTGTGTVNGNSINGWFVGYVENNGKTYIFATNIQGKEKTEGINAKNITLSILKDKNIL; encoded by the coding sequence GTGGGACTGAATTCCTTTATTACTTGGCTACTAGATTCTTCACTTATGGGAAGCATTTTGATAGGATTCATCATGATGCTTCGATTCGTCTTTAAGAATAAATTAGGCGCTAGTTGGCAGTACCTTGTATGGTTTTTTCTGATCTTGAAGTTATTAATTCCTTATGCACCTGAAAGCTCCTTAAGCGTTTTCAACGTCTTTAATCAGGCCTTAGTAGGCAATTACTTTGAGATCCAAGATAATAAGCAGACAAACCGTAATGCCAATAACAATTCGCCGCTAATAGGAACCATCAGTGAAGATTATTCCCTATCGGTAAACAGGACTTTCCTCAATTCTAGGGATACAATTTTATTTCTGGTCTGGTTGATTGGAGTACTAAGCCTAACCGCTTATACCATTAGCATTACCACTAAGCTGAAACGTATGATAAAACACAGCCTCAAAGTAAATGATAGCTGTGTTTTAAAATTGCTTGAGGAATGTAAGCAGACAATAAATATCAAGGTCAATCCAGTGTTAGTTGAATCACCAGTAATCCGAAGCCCGATGGTCGTGGGAGCAACTAGGCCGTATATTATACTACCGACTGGCACCATAGATAATGTAAGCAAAACTGAGTTACGATTCATTCTGTTACATGAATTAGCCCACCTACAACGCAGAGATCTTTACATAAATTGGATTACATCCTTTCTGCAAATTATCCATTGGTTTAACCCACTAATCTGGTATGCCTTTTATCAAATGCGGCAGGATCGAGAATTAGCTTGCGATGCTTATGTACTTTCCACTCTAAAGCCTGATGAATACAAAAGTTATGGCGCCGCAATTATATCTTTTCTCGAAAGATACTCCTATTCAGCTTACGATTACACGATAGCCGGGTTGGCAAGTGGTAAAAACCATATTAGAAAAAGAGTGGCCATGATCGCTTCGTATAAAAAAGGAACTGTAAGCGGGGTTATCTGGAAAATGCTTCTGTTTTTACTGATTGGATGTTTTATCTTAACTAATGCAAAGGAAACATCTAGTGCAGATTCTACAGGAAGTTTGCAGCTAAATCAAAGCATTTCTTCTGAAGATTTGAGCAATTATTTTCAAGGTTATGACGGATCCTTTGTATTACTTGACATGGAAAAGAACCACTATCAAATTTTTAATTACGACGATAGCAAGAAGCGTATATCTCCAGATTCAACGTATAAGATTGTCAGTTCTTTAGTCGGACTTGAGACTGGAGTTCTAATGAATGAAAATACTCCATTGGAGTGGGATGGGACCATGTATTCCTTCGAACGTTGGAACAAAGATCAGACACTGGCATCAGCAATTGCATTTTCTGTGAACTGGTACTTCCAGAAGGTTGACTCAATGGTGGGTAAAACTCAAATTGAGGACTATTTAAAACAAATTAGATACGGGAACTATGATCTTTCTGGTGACATTAGTGATTTCTGGGTTGAATCTTCATTAAAAATCTCCCCTCTAGAACAGGTGGAGATGCTTAAAAAGCTATGTACCTATGACATGCCTTTTTCTCGAAAAAACATCGATGTCGTCAAGAAAATCATCAAAATTTCGGAGCAGGACAAAGTAATTTTATATGGGAAAACTGGTACCGGAACCGTAAATGGTAATAGTATCAACGGGTGGTTTGTAGGGTATGTAGAAAATAACGGTAAGACTTATATCTTTGCAACAAATATTCAAGGAAAAGAGAAAACTGAAGGAATTAATGCCAAAAATATAACGTTATCGATTCTTAAAGATAAAAATATTTTATAA
- a CDS encoding BlaI/MecI/CopY family transcriptional regulator: MKNLPQISDMEWQVMKILWTSAPLTANEVINKFDGIKSWKPKTIKTLLGRLVKKKAIAFNKDGRAYLYYPLVAEDECVKAESKSFLEKVFSGAFNVMFANFLEEQELSKEDIAELKRILDQKTK; this comes from the coding sequence ATGAAAAATTTGCCACAGATCTCCGACATGGAATGGCAAGTCATGAAGATCTTATGGACCTCTGCACCACTTACTGCTAATGAAGTCATTAACAAATTTGATGGTATTAAGTCCTGGAAGCCTAAGACAATTAAAACACTACTTGGGAGATTGGTAAAGAAAAAAGCAATTGCTTTTAATAAGGATGGCCGCGCATACCTTTATTACCCTCTGGTCGCAGAGGATGAATGTGTAAAAGCAGAAAGCAAGTCTTTTTTAGAAAAGGTATTCTCTGGCGCCTTTAACGTTATGTTTGCCAATTTTTTAGAAGAACAAGAATTATCAAAAGAAGATATAGCCGAACTAAAACGTATCTTAGATCAAAAGACAAAATAA
- a CDS encoding YoaP domain-containing protein has protein sequence MNLLTLTKENLAQEHICCAIADKKNAVGIARKKEWLTNRFQDGLVFRKADVRGKVFIEYLPAENAWCPIDADGYMFINCFWVAGRYQHQGYGAELLNSCLLDSAGKKGIVIISSAKKRPYLSDKAYLLKKGFEVADTSAPYFELLVKRLQNDPIMPKFKDTVNSSAFNHNLGLTVQYTDQCPFVDYYVQRELDMIGEEFDIPIHRIKLESREQAQKSSAVFTTYSAFYNGKFLTHEILSKVKFSKLWEKIKNV, from the coding sequence ATGAATTTGTTAACTTTAACTAAGGAAAATTTAGCACAAGAACATATTTGCTGTGCCATTGCAGATAAAAAAAACGCAGTAGGTATAGCAAGAAAAAAAGAGTGGCTTACCAATCGATTTCAGGATGGATTGGTTTTCCGGAAAGCTGATGTTCGGGGCAAGGTATTTATTGAATATTTACCTGCTGAAAATGCCTGGTGCCCCATTGATGCGGATGGGTATATGTTCATCAATTGTTTTTGGGTAGCAGGACGTTATCAGCACCAAGGATATGGCGCTGAACTATTGAATTCGTGTTTACTTGATTCGGCAGGAAAAAAAGGGATTGTTATTATTTCAAGTGCAAAAAAGAGGCCATATCTTTCAGACAAGGCTTATCTATTGAAAAAGGGGTTTGAAGTCGCCGATACATCTGCTCCCTACTTCGAGTTATTAGTCAAGCGGCTACAAAATGACCCTATAATGCCTAAGTTTAAAGATACCGTAAATAGTTCAGCCTTTAATCATAATCTAGGGTTAACCGTGCAGTACACCGACCAATGTCCTTTCGTTGATTACTATGTTCAAAGAGAACTGGATATGATCGGTGAGGAATTTGATATTCCTATACACCGCATTAAGCTGGAAAGTAGGGAACAGGCTCAGAAATCCTCGGCTGTGTTTACAACCTATAGTGCTTTTTATAATGGTAAATTTTTGACTCACGAAATACTTTCCAAAGTAAAGTTTAGTAAGTTGTGGGAAAAAATAAAAAATGTCTAA
- a CDS encoding nucleobase:cation symporter-2 family protein → MKNSMGKTCLLGTQHVLAMYAGAIIVPLIVGGALKLNFEQMGYIIAADLLTSGLATLLQAWKNPFCGIGLPVVLGCTFTAVFPMISIGSQYGMTAMYGSIICSGLFVVLIANYFSKLIRFFPPVVTGSVVTIIGITLVPVAINNMAGGMGSPDFGSLANFALAFGVLLFIILLNRFTTGFIRSISVLLGLVAGTIASALMGNVSFSSVSQASWFNMVTPFYFGMPTFEASAVLTMIVVAIVSMIESTGVFMALGEICGENIRETDLTRGYRAEGIAVILGGIFNSFPYTTFSQNVGLVQLSHSKTSNITIVAGFMLIFLGLIPKFAALAMIIPTSVLGGAMIAMFGIVVASGIKMLSKVDFSSNENLLIIACSVALGLGVTVVPNLFVKFPPLLKMFFENGIVTGALTAVILNIILNMGQKKDQPTS, encoded by the coding sequence ATGAAAAACTCCATGGGCAAAACATGTCTGCTTGGCACTCAGCATGTGCTTGCAATGTACGCTGGTGCGATTATCGTCCCCCTTATTGTTGGTGGCGCGCTTAAATTAAACTTTGAACAAATGGGTTATATTATTGCCGCTGATTTATTAACTTCTGGATTGGCTACTTTACTTCAAGCATGGAAAAATCCATTCTGTGGGATTGGCTTGCCGGTTGTACTTGGATGTACTTTCACAGCAGTTTTTCCAATGATTAGTATTGGAAGCCAGTATGGCATGACAGCAATGTATGGATCTATTATATGCTCCGGTCTTTTCGTAGTACTCATCGCAAATTATTTTTCAAAACTGATTCGTTTCTTCCCACCTGTTGTGACAGGTTCAGTCGTTACGATTATTGGTATCACATTGGTCCCAGTAGCTATTAATAATATGGCTGGCGGTATGGGCAGTCCAGACTTTGGTTCCTTAGCTAATTTTGCTCTAGCCTTTGGCGTGCTATTATTTATTATATTATTAAATCGTTTTACTACAGGATTTATCCGCTCCATCTCCGTTTTGCTAGGCTTAGTGGCTGGAACGATTGCTTCCGCCTTAATGGGTAACGTTTCTTTCAGCAGTGTTTCCCAGGCATCCTGGTTTAATATGGTGACTCCTTTTTATTTTGGAATGCCCACTTTTGAGGCAAGTGCAGTTCTTACTATGATTGTTGTTGCTATTGTCAGTATGATTGAATCAACGGGAGTTTTCATGGCACTAGGTGAAATTTGTGGAGAAAATATAAGGGAAACCGATTTAACTCGTGGGTATCGAGCCGAAGGCATTGCCGTAATCCTAGGTGGTATTTTTAACTCTTTCCCTTATACAACCTTTTCCCAGAATGTCGGTCTTGTACAACTTTCTCATTCAAAGACTAGCAATATAACGATTGTTGCTGGTTTCATGTTAATCTTCTTAGGACTCATTCCTAAATTTGCGGCGTTAGCTATGATTATTCCAACTTCTGTATTAGGTGGAGCAATGATTGCTATGTTTGGAATCGTTGTCGCCTCGGGAATTAAAATGCTCAGCAAGGTTGATTTCTCCAGCAATGAAAATTTACTGATTATCGCTTGCTCTGTTGCTCTAGGTTTAGGAGTAACTGTCGTTCCTAATCTCTTTGTTAAATTTCCACCATTACTAAAAATGTTTTTTGAGAATGGAATTGTAACAGGTGCACTAACGGCCGTAATTTTAAATATTATCCTGAACATGGGACAAAAAAAAGATCAGCCTACTTCTTAA
- a CDS encoding xanthine phosphoribosyltransferase: MDLLKKRIQSDGQVLNDSLLKVDSFLNQQMDPQLMLKMGEEFANRFQGESITKILTIESSGIAVSIMTGLFLNVPVVFARKKKSVVSNEALYCTKVYSFTKRESNDIIVSKNFLQEDDKVLIIDDFLANGEAATGLATIVEQANAKVIGIGIVIEKAFQPGAQKLMQAGYRVESLARIGSFSNGQVNFL; the protein is encoded by the coding sequence ATGGATTTATTAAAAAAAAGAATTCAGTCAGACGGCCAAGTTTTAAATGACTCATTACTCAAAGTTGACTCCTTTTTAAACCAGCAGATGGACCCCCAACTTATGCTAAAAATGGGAGAGGAATTCGCTAACCGTTTTCAAGGGGAATCGATTACGAAAATATTGACTATTGAATCCTCCGGCATCGCAGTATCCATAATGACAGGCTTGTTCCTTAATGTACCAGTCGTATTTGCCAGAAAGAAAAAGTCGGTGGTTTCTAATGAGGCCTTATACTGTACCAAAGTCTATTCTTTTACTAAACGCGAAAGCAATGACATTATTGTCTCCAAGAACTTTCTTCAAGAGGACGATAAAGTGCTTATTATCGATGATTTTTTAGCCAACGGGGAAGCTGCCACTGGCTTAGCGACGATTGTTGAGCAGGCAAATGCAAAGGTAATCGGCATCGGCATTGTGATAGAAAAAGCTTTCCAGCCCGGTGCTCAAAAATTAATGCAAGCTGGATATCGTGTAGAATCTTTAGCTCGAATCGGTTCGTTCTCAAATGGACAAGTTAATTTTTTATAA
- a CDS encoding GNAT family N-acetyltransferase — protein sequence MEIKRIDAQRTWKLRQKVMWPDKDIDYIKLKDDHKGIHYGLYIENELVSVISLFFNDKEAQIRKFATDTKRQKGGYGTKLLQYVITEAVNLGIERIWCHARTEKISFYKKFGMNEEGRIFDRDGKSYITMSLVTNRRGYLRYVHICGSRLIRIK from the coding sequence ATGGAGATTAAAAGGATAGATGCGCAGCGAACATGGAAATTAAGGCAAAAAGTCATGTGGCCGGATAAGGATATTGACTATATAAAATTAAAAGATGATCATAAGGGAATTCACTATGGATTGTATATAGAAAATGAACTTGTTTCTGTTATTTCACTATTTTTTAACGATAAAGAGGCTCAAATTCGAAAGTTTGCTACGGATACCAAAAGGCAGAAAGGGGGATATGGAACGAAGTTATTGCAATATGTGATAACGGAGGCTGTAAATCTAGGTATCGAGCGTATATGGTGTCATGCCAGAACAGAAAAGATATCGTTCTATAAGAAATTTGGCATGAATGAAGAAGGGAGAATCTTTGATCGTGATGGTAAGAGTTATATAACAATGAGTTTGGTTACAAACCGAAGGGGATATTTGCGCTATGTTCACATATGTGGCTCGAGGTTGATAAGGATAAAGTAA
- a CDS encoding CBO0543 family protein, whose translation MNPNELFHQLQLQIWNITWNRYITQELFSSRWWGTLIFLFILYVIWLKLLDKARTFEIVLFGSFVAVQAVFIDIAGYSMGLWQHNIRLLPIVPGVFPIDFTVVPILLMFAQQYGSSWSKYLIWSALGSILFSFGISPAFQFFDIKAYYNWSFSYFFFLMMIVSVTSRLTIQLVEKTVQENSTNFSSSKNFTPIPQPAAKRLPEEGNKDDREN comes from the coding sequence ATGAATCCTAATGAACTGTTTCATCAACTTCAACTTCAAATTTGGAATATAACATGGAATCGCTATATTACGCAGGAGCTTTTTTCATCTCGGTGGTGGGGAACGCTTATCTTTTTATTTATCTTATATGTTATCTGGCTAAAATTATTGGATAAAGCTAGAACCTTTGAAATTGTTCTTTTTGGTTCCTTCGTAGCTGTGCAGGCAGTTTTTATAGATATCGCAGGTTATTCTATGGGACTTTGGCAACACAACATACGGTTATTGCCAATTGTTCCAGGAGTTTTTCCCATAGACTTTACAGTCGTTCCTATTCTTCTCATGTTTGCCCAGCAATATGGCTCTTCCTGGTCAAAATATCTTATATGGTCGGCATTAGGATCCATCTTATTTAGTTTTGGTATATCACCAGCATTTCAGTTTTTTGATATAAAAGCTTACTATAACTGGAGCTTTAGTTATTTTTTCTTTCTTATGATGATTGTGTCTGTTACATCTAGATTAACTATTCAATTAGTAGAAAAAACTGTCCAAGAAAACTCGACTAATTTTTCATCCTCTAAAAATTTTACCCCTATTCCCCAACCAGCAGCTAAACGGCTGCCTGAAGAAGGTAATAAAGATGATAGGGAAAACTAA
- a CDS encoding ROK family protein has protein sequence MLPIVNNAIRVKQVNVELVKTALKALTIGTKLTIANATGLSVATCGNILNELSERGEAIEADLEQSNGGRPARRFMYNANYSYIACIYVSNDGGVYKTTHVVTNLTGEIIEKNAAGVEIINFEVIDNLIEKLIYNYENIKAIGIGIPGIIHRGIIGAVDIEELADLPLATRLKDKYNLKVIVENDVNLIAYGFYKKQNYDDDKTIAVVNFPKDNGSGAGIIVEGHIIRGNTNFAGEVSYLPFDKSREEQIKQTNSAVVCFPLMAKTIGSIIAVINPETIVITGGLIRSNMQEDFSVACGKTIPPEHMPQIIIQEDMQEDYINGLVSITLESLNCDIQLIERRM, from the coding sequence ATGCTTCCAATCGTGAACAATGCGATTAGAGTTAAGCAGGTTAATGTAGAGCTTGTCAAAACTGCTTTGAAGGCTTTAACAATTGGAACAAAATTAACTATAGCGAATGCTACAGGGTTAAGTGTAGCAACTTGTGGTAACATTTTAAATGAACTATCAGAACGTGGAGAGGCTATAGAAGCTGATTTAGAGCAATCTAATGGTGGACGTCCGGCACGGCGTTTTATGTATAATGCAAATTATTCTTATATTGCTTGTATCTATGTGAGTAATGATGGCGGAGTCTATAAAACTACTCATGTAGTTACAAATTTAACAGGTGAGATTATTGAGAAAAATGCGGCTGGAGTAGAAATCATCAATTTTGAAGTCATAGATAATCTAATTGAAAAGCTGATTTATAATTATGAGAATATCAAGGCTATCGGCATTGGTATACCAGGGATTATCCATAGAGGCATAATCGGTGCCGTTGATATTGAAGAACTAGCAGATTTGCCATTGGCTACTCGGTTAAAAGATAAATATAACCTGAAAGTTATAGTTGAGAATGATGTGAACCTCATTGCATACGGCTTCTATAAAAAGCAGAATTATGATGACGATAAAACGATTGCAGTTGTAAATTTTCCTAAGGATAATGGCTCTGGCGCAGGTATAATTGTAGAGGGGCATATTATTAGAGGCAATACTAACTTTGCAGGCGAAGTGTCCTATTTGCCGTTTGATAAGTCACGAGAGGAACAAATAAAACAGACAAATAGTGCAGTTGTTTGTTTTCCTTTAATGGCAAAAACAATTGGATCAATCATAGCAGTTATTAATCCTGAAACAATCGTAATAACAGGAGGCCTAATCCGATCGAATATGCAGGAGGATTTCTCTGTTGCATGCGGAAAAACAATACCCCCTGAGCATATGCCACAGATAATTATACAAGAGGATATGCAGGAAGATTATATAAATGGCTTGGTTTCTATTACATTAGAGAGCCTGAATTGTGATATTCAACTGATAGAAAGAAGAATGTAA
- a CDS encoding MFS transporter translates to MDKRNEIISGQHMLNKNKSKLQSSLEQISTRVAFFIAGFGISAWAPLVPYAKERLSIDEGVLGLLLLCLGTGSIITMPLAGALAARFGCRLVIWAASLLICVSLPLLATSTSVPALIFALLIFGAAIGTVDVVVNIQAVIVEKASGRTMMSGFHGLWSVGGFVGAGVVSGFLEAGVSPLVAVLNVIIVIVGLLLAFGKHLLPYGSEEKSATLFVLPKGVVLFIGFLCFIVFLAEGSMLDWSAVFLTSQRGVDFSHAGLGYSLFSVAMTVGRLSGDRVVQAFGGKNILIFGGICAASGVIVAIFIPNWIASLVGFGLVGLGASNIVPVLYSVLGRQKVMPANLAVSAVTTLGYSGILAGPALIGLVAHTTSLSFAFLGVAAMLLIVAASSRVAIE, encoded by the coding sequence ATGGATAAAAGGAATGAAATCATTTCAGGTCAACATATGTTGAATAAAAACAAGTCCAAATTACAGTCATCTTTAGAACAAATTTCTACACGGGTAGCATTTTTTATTGCTGGGTTTGGGATCTCAGCGTGGGCACCTCTTGTACCTTATGCGAAGGAGCGTCTTAGTATTGATGAAGGTGTATTGGGACTTCTTTTGCTGTGTCTGGGTACAGGGTCTATTATTACCATGCCCCTAGCTGGTGCACTTGCAGCACGTTTTGGTTGCCGTCTAGTTATTTGGGCTGCTAGTTTACTTATATGCGTTTCTTTACCATTGCTTGCCACATCTACAAGCGTTCCAGCACTCATCTTTGCACTGCTGATTTTCGGTGCAGCTATAGGTACGGTGGATGTGGTAGTCAATATTCAGGCCGTCATTGTTGAGAAGGCCAGTGGTAGAACAATGATGTCTGGGTTCCACGGGTTATGGAGTGTTGGAGGCTTCGTTGGGGCAGGTGTCGTTAGCGGTTTTCTCGAGGCGGGCGTATCACCACTGGTCGCAGTGCTAAATGTAATAATCGTGATTGTAGGGCTTTTATTAGCTTTCGGAAAGCACTTGCTTCCCTATGGGAGTGAAGAAAAGAGCGCAACCTTGTTTGTGCTTCCTAAAGGAGTTGTTCTTTTCATTGGATTTTTATGCTTCATTGTTTTTCTTGCGGAAGGATCGATGCTAGACTGGAGCGCCGTATTTTTGACTTCGCAAAGAGGGGTTGATTTTTCTCATGCAGGACTTGGTTACTCCTTATTTTCAGTTGCGATGACGGTAGGTAGGTTAAGTGGTGATCGTGTTGTTCAGGCATTTGGCGGAAAAAACATACTTATCTTCGGGGGGATATGCGCGGCTTCAGGGGTTATCGTTGCTATATTTATTCCAAATTGGATTGCCTCTCTCGTTGGCTTTGGACTAGTCGGGTTGGGTGCTTCCAATATTGTGCCGGTACTGTATTCCGTACTAGGACGACAAAAAGTCATGCCAGCAAACTTGGCAGTTTCAGCTGTCACTACCCTTGGATATTCAGGCATTCTGGCGGGGCCAGCACTCATAGGTTTGGTAGCTCATACAACGAGCCTCTCCTTCGCCTTTTTGGGTGTTGCCGCAATGCTCTTAATAGTGGCAGCCAGTTCGCGTGTCGCAATTGAGTAA
- a CDS encoding VOC family protein: MKIEHVALWTSNLENMKKFYEELFDGKVGSKYVNPKTHFESYFIAFESGAKLEIMKKPSLLMGNSDSDGQNPGYAHIAFSVGSKEKVDRVTEQLRNKGFQVVSEPRTTGDGCYESCILDPDGNRVEITE; encoded by the coding sequence GTGAAAATAGAACATGTAGCTTTGTGGACAAGTAATTTAGAAAATATGAAAAAATTTTATGAAGAGCTTTTTGATGGAAAAGTAGGCAGTAAATATGTAAATCCTAAGACACATTTTGAGTCTTATTTTATCGCCTTTGAATCTGGCGCAAAACTTGAAATAATGAAAAAACCATCACTTTTAATGGGGAATAGTGATAGTGATGGACAAAATCCTGGCTATGCACATATTGCTTTTTCAGTGGGAAGCAAAGAGAAAGTGGATAGAGTGACAGAACAGTTGCGGAATAAAGGCTTCCAAGTTGTTAGTGAACCACGGACAACAGGTGATGGTTGTTATGAAAGCTGTATATTAGACCCGGATGGGAATCGGGTAGAAATTACCGAGTAA
- a CDS encoding C1 family peptidase: MNRQVILSDNRLVGTGWLPPLPDLRDYTEIHPKIETVIQKLKQSDSSVLPTKMDLRQWCSKIQDQGKLGSCTAHAAAGIIEYFERRSFSKEIGASRLFIYKNARNLRKVTGDQGAYLRDTMAALVTCGVPAESYWEYTDKDPDFDREPSSFIYAVADNYEALQYFCHDSLGMNQPSAEVLNSVKKYLVAGIPAMFGFYGFSSFTQSDIPGGIPYPGLGEQAQWGHAIVAVGYDDTKKIKNTKYNQETTGALLIRNSWGMNWGDQGYGWLPYDYVLNKLASDFWSLLSMEWIDTDQFGI; the protein is encoded by the coding sequence ATGAACCGTCAAGTAATACTTTCTGACAATCGGTTGGTGGGTACGGGATGGCTACCGCCATTACCTGATTTGCGGGATTATACAGAGATTCATCCTAAGATTGAGACAGTAATACAAAAGTTAAAACAATCGGATAGTTCTGTGCTGCCAACTAAGATGGACTTAAGACAATGGTGTTCTAAAATACAAGACCAAGGAAAATTAGGTTCATGTACTGCCCATGCAGCTGCGGGAATCATTGAATATTTTGAGCGTAGATCTTTTTCCAAAGAAATCGGCGCTTCTCGCCTTTTTATTTATAAAAATGCACGTAATTTAAGAAAAGTAACAGGTGATCAAGGTGCCTATTTACGGGATACTATGGCTGCACTAGTAACCTGTGGTGTACCAGCGGAAAGTTACTGGGAATATACTGATAAAGATCCGGATTTTGATAGGGAACCGTCCTCGTTTATATATGCAGTAGCAGATAATTATGAGGCATTGCAATATTTTTGCCATGATTCGTTAGGCATGAATCAACCATCTGCTGAAGTATTAAATAGCGTAAAAAAATACCTTGTAGCTGGTATTCCAGCGATGTTTGGTTTTTATGGATTTTCCTCATTTACACAGTCGGATATTCCCGGTGGAATTCCTTATCCAGGTTTGGGTGAACAGGCACAGTGGGGACACGCAATTGTTGCAGTAGGTTATGATGATACTAAAAAAATCAAAAATACAAAATATAATCAAGAAACGACTGGAGCTTTACTTATACGTAATTCTTGGGGAATGAATTGGGGTGATCAAGGTTACGGTTGGCTTCCATATGATTATGTTTTGAATAAACTTGCAAGTGATTTTTGGTCTCTTCTAAGCATGGAGTGGATTGACACCGATCAATTTGGTATTTAA